The Syntrophorhabdaceae bacterium genomic interval CGTCATCCTCTCGCTGTCGAGCGGCAACTGGCTGACGCTCATCATGGACAACTGGTACCAGGAGACGCGTACCGAAGCGGCGTTCACGGTGGGGACGTTCAGCATCGGCGACATTGCCGCCGCGGGGCCTTTCACGATCAGCCCGAACCAGCTGTGGTGGGCCACCGACGCGGGCCTGCGGTTCTACAACACGACCGGCGGCACGCTGGCGCTCAACGGCACGCTCAGCTTGACGATTCAGGCCGAGAGCTCGGGCGCACAATACAACGTCGCCGAGGGCGCCGTGACGCAACTACTGACTCCGCTGCCAGGCGTCGGCTTTGCGGTCCACACTCCTGTGGTATCGGACGGCACGGTTCCGCCC includes:
- a CDS encoding baseplate J/gp47 family protein, with the protein product MTITLADLLTVQTQQEAFDAMIAVLKSTGFPTTGWGTTGVPRRLLWAFASMQAKAQGWIYDIASGVILSLSSGNWLTLIMDNWYQETRTEAAFTVGTFSIGDIAAAGPFTISPNQLWWATDAGLRFYNTTGGTLALNGTLSLTIQAESSGAQYNVAEGAVTQLLTPLPGVGFAVHTPVVSDGTVPPVLTVSGTPASEYDFDIEITTGGALGAALFRWRVNGGA